A section of the Humulus lupulus chromosome 2, drHumLupu1.1, whole genome shotgun sequence genome encodes:
- the LOC133817501 gene encoding uncharacterized protein LOC133817501, translating into MQPTAAKPPSSTSALQILLTLINETLSHLLLSSLTVRSFIGRWQVLHSKFTSLNSSISAISDSPHWAENPLLHTLLPNLLSTLQRLKALSDQCTNSFAGGKLLMQSDLDMASTALSNQLHDLDLLLRSGVLHQSNAIVLSHPGPGSAKDELSFFIRDLFTRLQIGGVEFKKKALESLLQLLNDDEKSASVVAKEGNVGYLIHLLDFHNQPAVREQATFAVSALASANDESRKTVFEEGALGPLLRILESGSTVLKEKAAIAVEALTADPENAWAVSAYGGVAVLIEACRSGSSVTQTHSVGAIRNVANVEDIKMTLGEEGAVPVLLQLLVSGLGRAQEKAASCVAALASSGEYFRCLIIQERGLQRLMHLMQDISSSDTLEHVLRALISLSTSSDHTARILSSSTIFVIQLGEFIKRGNLVLQHLSASLVGFLSISDGNKRAIGSCMGSLVKLMESPKPVGLQESAAQALVSLLTVRSNRKELVRDEKSVMRLVQMLDPKNEAVVKTFPVMVVAAIVAGGSQSCRKRLMAAGAYPHLQTLSEMEVVGAKKALQRLAGNRLKTIFSLTWRE; encoded by the coding sequence ATGCAGCCCACCGCCGCAAAGCCACCGTCCTCCACCTCCGCACTCCAAATCCTCCTTACCCTTATCAACGAAACCCTTTCTCACCTCCTCCTCTCTTCCCTCACCGTCCGATCCTTCATCGGACGGTGGCAAGTTCTCCACTCCAAGTTCACCTCTTTAAACTCCTCTATCTCTGCCATTTCCGACTCTCCCCACTGGGCTGAGAACCCTCTTCTCCACACCCTCCTCCCTAACTTACTCTCCACTCTCCAGCGCCTCAAAGCCCTTTCCGACCAATGTACGAACTCCTTCGCCGGTGGCAAGCTCCTCATGCAGAGCGACCTCGATATGGCCTCTACTGCCCTCTCCAACCAGCTCCACGACCTTGATTTGCTTCTCAGATCTGGTGTCCTCCACCAATCTAACGCCATCGTTCTCTCTCACCCGGGACCCGGTTCGGCCAAAGACGAGTTGAGTTTTTTCATCAGAGACCTTTTCACGAGATTGCAAATCGGTGGGGTTGAGTTCAAGAAGAAGGCTCTGGAATCTTTGCTTCAGCTGCTCAACGACGACGAGAAATCGGCCTCCGTGGTCGCCAAAGAGGGAAACGTCGGTTACTTGATTCATTTACTTGATTTCCACAACCAGCCGGCAGTTCGCGAACAGGCTACTTTCGCTGTCTCAGCACTTGCTTCGGCGAACGATGAGTCTAGGAAGACCGTGTTTGAAGAAGGGGCTTTGGGACCATTGCTGCGGATTTTGGAAAGTGGGTCGACGGTTTTGAAAGAGAAGGCTGCCATTGCCGTTGAAGCTCTGACCGCCGATCCCGAAAACGCTTGGGCCGTCTCGGCATATGGTGGGGTTGCCGTTTTGATCGAAGCGTGCCGATCCGGATCTTCGGTGACTCAAACCCACTCGGTGGGTGCCATTAGGAACGTAGCCAATGTGGAAGACATCAAGATGACTCTGGGAGAGGAAGGAGCCGTACCAGTCTTGCTCCAGTTACTGGTTTCTGGTCTCGGCAGGGCCCAAGAAAAGGCCGCAAGTTGCGTAGCGGCGCTTGCCTCTTCCGGCGAGTATTTTCGCTGTTTGATAATTCAGGAACGGGGTTTGCAGAGACTGATGCATTTGATGCAGGATATTTCGAGCTCCGACACACTTGAACACGTTTTAAGGGCGCTAATCTCGCTGTCAACATCCTCAGATCACACAGCAAGGATTTTATCATCATCAACCATTTTTGTTATCCAACTCGGCGAGTTCATCAAGCGAGGTAACTTAGTCTTGCAGCATCTCTCGGCATCGTTGGTGGGCTTTTTATCTATCAGCGACGGGAACAAGCGCGCCATCGGTAGCTGCATGGGGTCGCTAGTTAAGCTCATGGAGTCACCAAAACCAGTGGGTCTTCAAGAATCTGCAGCGCAAGCTCTTGTTTCTCTCTTGACCGTCCGATCGAACCGGAAAGAGCTGGTCAGAGACGAGAAGAGCGTGATGAGGTTGGTTCAAATGCTAGATCCCAAGAATGAAGCGGTGGTGAAGACTTTTCCGGTAATGGTTGTTGCAGCAATAGTTGCCGGAGGAAGCCAGAGCTGTCGGAAGAGACTTATGGCCGCCGGAGCATACCCACACTTGCAAACGTTATCGGAAATGGAGGTCGTCGGAGCTAAGAAAGCCTTGCAGAGACTCGCCGGAAATAGGCTGAAGACCATCTTTAGCCTGACGTGGAGGGAATAA